From Arthrobacter sp. FW306-2-2C-D06B, a single genomic window includes:
- a CDS encoding MBL fold metallo-hydrolase — MSNNWSAEDNVTEVADNVFFVQGPAVNWTILKRGKEFTLIDTGYPGNWPLLQSSMNFLGLSMENAAGVLLTHGHSDHIGNAARISATGIPVFASHAELPNIRREVLEQVTVKDLGLRILRPRVGAWAVHAIRSGGLSDVAVPGVASMTQVILDALPGSPRIVATGGHTSGHVSFFVPPAKAVVTGDALVTGHAVSPVRGPQLLPAIFHHHPSETLASVEALRQLGAETILPGHGPVVRVLDGTIELVSEGRYSPFA, encoded by the coding sequence ATGTCGAACAACTGGTCAGCCGAGGACAACGTGACGGAAGTTGCCGATAACGTCTTCTTCGTCCAAGGGCCTGCCGTCAACTGGACGATCCTCAAGCGGGGCAAGGAATTCACCCTCATTGACACGGGCTATCCCGGGAACTGGCCCTTGCTCCAGTCGAGCATGAATTTCCTCGGACTGTCCATGGAAAATGCTGCCGGAGTTCTCCTGACGCATGGTCACTCGGATCACATCGGGAATGCCGCGAGAATATCAGCAACGGGCATTCCGGTATTCGCGTCGCATGCGGAGTTGCCGAACATCCGCCGGGAGGTCCTCGAACAAGTCACCGTCAAAGATCTTGGTTTGCGGATCCTCCGTCCCAGGGTCGGCGCGTGGGCCGTTCACGCCATCCGCTCCGGGGGCTTGTCCGACGTCGCGGTCCCGGGTGTCGCTTCGATGACCCAGGTCATTCTGGACGCGCTCCCGGGATCTCCCCGGATCGTCGCCACCGGCGGGCACACCAGCGGCCACGTGTCCTTCTTCGTGCCTCCGGCGAAAGCCGTGGTCACCGGGGACGCACTCGTCACTGGCCACGCAGTCAGTCCGGTCCGCGGTCCGCAGTTGTTGCCCGCCATCTTCCATCACCACCCGTCGGAGACCTTGGCCAGCGTTGAGGCTCTCAGGCAATTGGGCGCTGAGACCATCCTGCCGGGACATGGACCGGTGGTGAGGGTGCTCGACGGGACAATCGAGCTCGTCTCTGAGGGAAGGTACTCCCCTTTCGCTTGA